Proteins found in one Anoplolepis gracilipes chromosome 7, ASM4749672v1, whole genome shotgun sequence genomic segment:
- the LOC140668017 gene encoding uncharacterized protein isoform X2, translated as MFDKKDIWNNRYYIIPKVYMSLAGIWPYRRLRDRCICFVPMFTFCFSILIPQSLYALTAMNAEAIFESVPSALISITFSYKLVSAMLNSKHIKSCLKMIEEDWRSLNTDAERAILSRYSEYSRYLTRFYAVFIYMTSFFYLFKPVILTLLEDDTANVTKSSISGASKLPFQVEYGEKLDQYFYPIMIHCYLGVYAHVFSTIAVDTLYYTLVQHACGMFSIVGYMLEDIGKDSDANFHIKLDKMKDVDYHKALNCLRRHLHVIEFAELIESTFANVFLISISLNMICGSICGIQVVMNLSNARDAAAPLAIYIAQLTHLFLEFWQAQFLLDYSNVPYESICRGKWYYTSKRCRKILLLIMNRTMSPCRLTAGSENIDVLFHGITFFPVMMSSK; from the exons ATGTTTGACAAGAAAGACATTTGGAATAATCGCTACTATATTATTCCTAAAGTATACATGAGTCTAGCGGGAATATGGCCATATCGTAGACTTCGTGACAGATGTATATGCTTCGTACCAATGTTTACGTTCTGCTTTAGTATTCTGATACCCCag TCACTGTACGCATTAACCGCAATGAATGCCGAAGCTATTTTCGAGAGTGTGCCATCCGCATTGATTAGCATAACATTCAGCTATAAATTAGTGAGCGCGATGTTGAACAGTAAACAT ataAAGTCTTGCCTTAAGATGATAGAAGAAGACTGGCGATCATTAAATACGGATGCGGAAAGGGCTATTCTGTCACGTTACAGCGAATATAGTCGGTACTTAACAAGATTTTACGCAG tttttatatatatgacatcattcttttatttattcaaaccAGTCATTCTAACGTTATTAGAGGACGATACAGCAAACGTAACAAAGTCGTCCATATCGGGAGCATCGAAATTGCCATTTCAGGTCGAGTACGGCGAGAAATtagatcaatatttttaccCAATAATGATTCATTGTTATCTAGGGGTATACGCTCATGTATTTAGTACAATCGCAGTTGACAccttatattatactttagtCCAGCATGCCTGCGGAATGTTCTCAATTGTTGG ATACATGTTAGAGGATATCGGTAAAGATAGTGACGCTAATTTTCACATAAAACTAGACAAGATGAAAGACGTCGATTACCATAAAGCATTAAACTGTTTGCGTAGGCATCTTCATGTGATAGA ATTCGCAGAACTGATTGAATCTACGTTTGCAAATGTATTTCTAATCAGTATTAGTTTAAATATGATTTGTGGCAGCATATGCGGTATACAA GTAGTGATGAATTTAAGCAATGCGAGAGATGCTGCAGCACCTCTGGCAATTTATATTGCGCAACTCACTCATCTTTTCTTAGAATTTTGGCAAGCTCAATTTTTATTGGACTATAGCAATGTTCCATACGAATCGAT CTGCAGAGGAAAGTGGTATTACACTTCGAAAAGATGTCGGAAGATATTGCTTTTAATTATGAACAGAACTATGTCACCTTGCAGATTAACTGCTG gttCTGAAAACATCGATGTCTTATTTCACGGTATTACGTTCTTTCCAGTGATGATGTCATCAAAGTAG
- the LOC140668017 gene encoding uncharacterized protein isoform X1 produces the protein MFDKKDIWNNRYYIIPKVYMSLAGIWPYRRLRDRCICFVPMFTFCFSILIPQSLYALTAMNAEAIFESVPSALISITFSYKLVSAMLNSKHIKSCLKMIEEDWRSLNTDAERAILSRYSEYSRYLTRFYAVFIYMTSFFYLFKPVILTLLEDDTANVTKSSISGASKLPFQVEYGEKLDQYFYPIMIHCYLGVYAHVFSTIAVDTLYYTLVQHACGMFSIVGYMLEDIGKDSDANFHIKLDKMKDVDYHKALNCLRRHLHVIEFAELIESTFANVFLISISLNMICGSICGIQVVMNLSNARDAAAPLAIYIAQLTHLFLEFWQAQFLLDYSNVPYESICRGKWYYTSKRCRKILLLIMNRTMSPCRLTAGKIITLSIESFSTVLKTSMSYFTVLRSFQ, from the exons ATGTTTGACAAGAAAGACATTTGGAATAATCGCTACTATATTATTCCTAAAGTATACATGAGTCTAGCGGGAATATGGCCATATCGTAGACTTCGTGACAGATGTATATGCTTCGTACCAATGTTTACGTTCTGCTTTAGTATTCTGATACCCCag TCACTGTACGCATTAACCGCAATGAATGCCGAAGCTATTTTCGAGAGTGTGCCATCCGCATTGATTAGCATAACATTCAGCTATAAATTAGTGAGCGCGATGTTGAACAGTAAACAT ataAAGTCTTGCCTTAAGATGATAGAAGAAGACTGGCGATCATTAAATACGGATGCGGAAAGGGCTATTCTGTCACGTTACAGCGAATATAGTCGGTACTTAACAAGATTTTACGCAG tttttatatatatgacatcattcttttatttattcaaaccAGTCATTCTAACGTTATTAGAGGACGATACAGCAAACGTAACAAAGTCGTCCATATCGGGAGCATCGAAATTGCCATTTCAGGTCGAGTACGGCGAGAAATtagatcaatatttttaccCAATAATGATTCATTGTTATCTAGGGGTATACGCTCATGTATTTAGTACAATCGCAGTTGACAccttatattatactttagtCCAGCATGCCTGCGGAATGTTCTCAATTGTTGG ATACATGTTAGAGGATATCGGTAAAGATAGTGACGCTAATTTTCACATAAAACTAGACAAGATGAAAGACGTCGATTACCATAAAGCATTAAACTGTTTGCGTAGGCATCTTCATGTGATAGA ATTCGCAGAACTGATTGAATCTACGTTTGCAAATGTATTTCTAATCAGTATTAGTTTAAATATGATTTGTGGCAGCATATGCGGTATACAA GTAGTGATGAATTTAAGCAATGCGAGAGATGCTGCAGCACCTCTGGCAATTTATATTGCGCAACTCACTCATCTTTTCTTAGAATTTTGGCAAGCTCAATTTTTATTGGACTATAGCAATGTTCCATACGAATCGAT CTGCAGAGGAAAGTGGTATTACACTTCGAAAAGATGTCGGAAGATATTGCTTTTAATTATGAACAGAACTATGTCACCTTGCAGATTAACTGCTGGTAAAATCATAACTTTATCAATTGAAAGTTTTAGTACA gttCTGAAAACATCGATGTCTTATTTCACGGTATTACGTTCTTTCCAGTGA